tattggcaaCTTCTGCCAACTATGCCTTGTTGTGCGTACTGTAAAAATAGTTGGATTTTTTGATTCTTACAAGGACCTGAAAATTGTGCAGCAACAGTTAAACTGGGCTGGGCTTGCAGCTTCTGAGCCTACACAGCCTTGTAGACTTGAGTCACACATTAAACTGtctgagcacaggcagctgctgtgttaGAGGACCTTGCTTACAATAGCTAcgtcttattattttttttttttagtccgTGAGTGAGGTATGTGCTTTGTTGACTTTAATCTCAGTAATGTTTCCTTgttattcttttccatttcagaggGCGACAAGGACTTGCGATTTTACTTCTCCCCTCCCTCTATTGTCTTTTAACTAAGCTGAGGAGTGACTTGTagaattatgtattttttggCGATGGGAATGGTTTTGCGCTGCAGACCTTGAAGGTCCTTGAAGGTGAGGGGGAGGGCAAGGAGAGACAGAGTTAATGCAAGTCAGGAGAGAGTGAGTCTAAAAATAGCTCTGAACTTGTCAGTTTGGTCACTGGTGGCTTGGGTTAGTCATCTGGCAGGctctctttctgctgctccaAGGGATTATTTTACAGCACTGAGATTTGACATAATTTCTGTTGAGGAGAGGGAGTGGGACGGGTGTAATGAGTGGGATACTGTCATCACCACTTcttttgcacagcagctgttcTCTGCTTAGCCGCTGAATGTGGTCATTGTTGACTTTCCTTGTACACCTGCCAGGTTGTTAGGTGACTCATCACACCAAGGTTCGTGCAGTTGGCTCCCAAACagctccctttccctttccttggtGGTCCTTTAGGCACAGAGCACCCACTAGTTTTGTCATTTTCCTGATTGATCTCTGTGGTGCCAGGAGTCAGTTAGAGTAAATGTCCTGTTTGCCCCAGGCAACTGTTCAaggtggagaggaaaaaaaggaaagaaaaaaggaaaagaaaacccctgGTGCAGATTTAAACTGATGAGCCTCAAAGATGTGCTCCTGTAATCATTCTAAGATCTTGTTTTTGTTGGCCTCCTTTCAAATGCCCCTCCTCCTTGTCTTATCCTGGGTTCATGGTACTTCACACCTCTATGTGTTTGCTAAGGTTTCTGAATTTTCACGGGTTATTTACCGAccaaaatgttcattttaagaTTTTGCATTTGAGCTGTGAGAGGACTGGCATGAGGCAGTGACCTCTACAGTTAAGAGTCAATAGAGCATATTCTGGTTTAAAAGAAGACAactgttttaactttttcagaATCCAAGGTGAGGGGATCAGGAGCTAAACCAAAGCCATGTTTCCTGTGGGCTCGTGTTCAGTGTGGTTGTAGGGAACTTCTAACTCTCCACGTTCCTGATTTTCACCCCACAATATacccctgccctgtcccacaACGCCTTACTTCCATGCTTCTTTATACTTCTCCCTTTCCACTCCTGGCTCCCTTccacctccctctgctctgccaatTGGCCAAGATTTGGCGTATGCTGGGACTTGTTTGGAGCTACATTTACGCTAACCGGTCAGCTAGCAGCCCGTGCTGATTGACTCGCCAGCTGCTGCCAACCAGAGGGGATTGTTTCTTCCAGCACCATCGCTGTCCTCTGTCCAACACCAACTTGCATTAGTCCAATACATCGTAAGACCTCTACTTTTGTCAGGCTTGACCAAGGATTTCAAAAATTATTGGCAAttaaggggaaggaaggggagcaAAGGAGGAGTATGGGCAATCTGTTTGTCTAGCCTTGTTTCattggaaggaaaaatgagaaatggatTTAAGGGTGACTTgagtaaaaggaagaaagcaattaGCAGGATTTTATGACCATTTCATGTGGTGCGAGAGCACCATGTAATTTTTCTTAGGTGTACTTTAGGAGAAAATCTTACATgtcttctcttttatttctctttttgtgaATATTCTTTCTGTTTAGTGATACAAGAGTTCTCTCTTCTATATGGTTTCACTGTTTGCATTTAAGCTAAGGGAACAGACCAAGAAATAAATTTCCCTTTGAAACCTGTGTGGTCTCATATTTTTAGTACTGAGAATAACATCGATTATTCAGATGCTCAGTGATACAAGTCAGGGATGGAGAGGTGGCAGCAGTCTTGGGTTCTTTTTCAGCTCCATGCTGAGAGGTTGGGTAGGactttgattttaattatttagtaATCTGATACCTTCAGCAGCCTCCTGTTTCTCATGAACTtgaagctgcttctgcctgtgaACAATTTTGacaagtgttttgctttggttttttgtcCTTAGTGACTTCCTGAACCTGTGAAATGGCAGTGATGGGAATTACATGCCAGGGATCTCCTGATCCAGCCGTCAAGCACAAGAAGGAGCTCACAGCTACCAAGGGGCTGAACGAGTCAGTGagtgaaaagcagagcagtgttTGCAAAGTAGAAGATTCGAAGAAGGTCATCTTTCACAGCCAGTGGAAAATCCTGAATGATGTAATCACCAAAGgaacagcaaaagaagaaacagaaggaggCTGTGCATCAATTTCTATTATTGCCCAAGCAGAATGTAAGTAGCCAGGCAGGCTGTTCTTCATTGAGAAAAAGGAATGTGTAATGCAGTATGAGATTTCACCCACTTTGCACTCCTGGAGAGCTGAGACAAAATCTATTTGTAATCCCAAGTGGGGTGGAGTTGGTGACACATCCCAGTCTCTATTTAGGAAGCTCATGAAATCTCTTAATAATGTGGCAGCATCCACTGAATAAAGCATAAATAACAGAACAGCATGAGGCCATTGCACCTAGCTTTGACTATAAATATGTGCCCTGCTGGATCATCTGTTCTTGGCTGACTtctgaaaggctttttaaaagagggaggaaaacggaaaacagaagaaaaacaaattaaaactgtCAGGTGGGAAAGAGCTGGGGGGTCAGGAGATCgcagtgctgggaagctgtTTAATGCTGGGGGAGCAAGAACATAGTGCTGGTGATGTGGCATGAGTGTGTGGTGATTTGTCTGGATCCCCGATTTAGCAGGTTGGTAGAGTTGTTTCTTGGTCCAGTTGTTACTAGGAGAGACTTTGCCTAGTACTGAAGACATGTGAtgatcctgttttctttcacacagGTGAAAACAGTCAGGAGTTCAGCCCCACTTTATCAGAGAGATCCTTTATTGCTCATAGTAAGCGTTACAGGTGAGAGATCTCTTAACATCTGCTGACTTGATCCAGATCACCCTGGCTCTGTGtgcttgcagtattttttccaaaaccacTCCTGCTTGAATTAGCTTTTCTGTCTCAGGCTCGGGAAGAGCGTGTCTTTGCCCAAACATTTTCCTCAAAACCTTTTTGTTAGGAGAAAATACACGTTGAAGTACAAACCACTTGAAACACCTTGCAATTGTCTTATTGCAATGCCTTCTGATTTGCTGGCCCTTGTAGTTTTCTGCTTCTATTTCTGGCTGGTCAAATTTGTTTGGAAATGACTgagtgatttttatatatatatatttagtttCATGGGCTTGAAGTAGAAGGATCCAAGGGaaaatttgcattatttttttttttttaaactaaattgtCCTGGTGCTTTTGAAACCAAGTTATACCATCCTCCTTGAAAAGTTGTGGGAAACTTAGGTTGTTGCTAGAAGTAGTCCTGAGAAAAAGGAACTGTTTCATTTCCAGGGAGGATAAACAAAAAGGGATGAGAGAAGAACCTTTGCCTGATGACAGCATCAGCAACAGAAATAGAGTTGTGAAGAGAAGCTGAAAGTGGTAGAGGGGGAGTAACAGGACTTGCTTTTCTGAAGTCATTTGAGAACGAGCCACTTTTTCTTCATGAAGAATATGTGCCCTGTTGGGGCACATACTGGAGCGTTATTAAGCACTGGAGCTTTaccaggcagctccagcacatTGTGAAGTGGGCCGCTGGGATCTAGAATTAGGTACTGCCTGTTTTCCGGCAGCTTTCAGACACTGAATCTGGCCTTGTGAGGTATATGGTTTGACATTGCCCACGGACTTTACGATGTCCCATGAAGGAACTGAAGAAATGCTGAGGGAACCATTTCTTGACAGGTTTATGTGGAAGGCACACCAGCGATATGTTCAGGTTCGAGGCAATGTGGTAATGCCATCACCTAGAACTctgcttattttctctcttaGCACTCTGTGTTGCACTGGAACAGCAGGAGAAGACGGAGAGAGCAATGCTGGCTGTGAACTGCATCACTGTTCAGTAAAGGCAGACAAATATAACTATTCTGAATGAATTAGGATTTCTTCATTTGAAGATCAAATATCCTGTTTTCTCTTAgaacttgattaaaaaaaaatcttaactaCTGTGGTTGGTATTGAATAACTGCAGATAAATGTTCCTCTTGAGAGCTGCGCCTGTTTGTGCAGACCCCCAGCTGGTGTGCTGGCCAGTGCTGTTTTGCATATGTATGCATTTCTAGAAATCATATTGTACTACTGATCTTTACATGccagaatatttttgctttttgaagctattttatttgcatgcacatagtcatcccttttctttggtgcaaagcctatttttctttcaagtagaGCAGACACTTATATTACAAAcacttttattaattttagaaatagaTTGCATTTATACATAATCTCTGTGCATTTGCTATAAATCATAGACACAAGCTGTTTCAAAGCAACTTGGAGACATTTAGTGCTTTTACCTCTACTTTGCCATCCAGTCTTGCTATTCTTTGTAGAATTTGCAAATAGTGGGAGACTTAATGCTTTGCTTCCCCACCACATCACccatatttatttcttacaaTGCCAGGTGTACTACTGTGCATTGAGGTTACAAATGCTACATATTAGAAGGCAGGAATTTATGTTATAATTCTCGATTCTTTAAATCTCAGAAGGCAGAATTTCTGATTCTCATTCTTGTTCTGTGGTTCATAATTGTTAACTGGAGGTGTGCTTTCACTGTCAGATCTAAGAGACTTCATGCATTTTGGTTTCCAATAGCCGGTCAGACAGTCTCGATCAAATCCCTAACAATGTGGCCCATGCAACGGAGGGAAAGATGGCACCTACCTGTTGGAGAGGGAGGCATCGTGGCAAGACAAAAAAGAAACGTCACAAGAAAAGATCCAAGCTGAAAGTACAAacagtggctgctggcaggcgCAGTCCCAGAACTCCAGAGCAAGAGAGCTGCACCCCAATTCCTGTCCAGGTGAGAATCCTTAAAGACTTCCTTTTGTACTGTGGGGACCCCTGCAAACTCCTAACAATTCTTGGTTGAATTTCATATGGCTATATTGAGGATCCTGctcagctgttttgttttggtttattttctagGAGGATGAATCACACCAAAATACTCTTTACAGAAACCGTTTCTGGGTTTCGGAATTTAACAAGGACTTGGTCTATGATCCACTGCCATTTGAGAAACCTGAGAAAGTTCTGTCCACAGGCAAGCTCCATTCACCAGGGAGCAAATACAAAGCAGAACTGCACAAGTTGATAAGCCCTATTCAGTGCCTTAATCATGTTTGGAAACGGCACTATCAGAGGGACAGTGTTCCACAGCCTGAAACTCTCCATCCTTTTCCCTACAACATAATACCCCCTCATTTCCCACATCTGGACAGTCCTCTCCCTGCCATGAAACGTAACGCTCTGGAGACGTACTTGCATGGTGATCTCAACTATCAAGACAGTGAGCATCGCTTATCTGGCCTAAACTTAGAATATAGTTTCCCCAAATGCATCAACCAGTCTGTGAAAACCAGTTCAGACAAGATTTCTGTGGAAGAATACTTGGTAGACGCCTTGAAGGGGAGCGTGAGTCTTGGTGAACCACAAAATTTAGCCAGCCTAGCCAAGACGTGGAGAGGAGGTGGTTTGGACCTGAAGGAACAATTTCATGAAGCCAATGAAAATGAAGGCGTGCTACTTAACGAGGTGATCTTCTGACCCTGCACACTAGTGTTGTGGAAGGCAGTTTCTCCTGGGCTTCAGAAGAGAGAGAATCTGCATCCATGTGCTAGTTTCTGTAACCAGACTGCATTTTCTGGATGGTTCTTGATACAATTGAAGACTGCCAGTTAAAGATgcggttttgttttttgaaggatATAAAGCCCTGGTCTTAGATTGGTGGCTCTAATTTGTTCGCTTATTTACAGAATATGCATGCTTGTCTAGGAGAAGTGTTTCTTTGCTTAGCCAGTCTTCAAACACCTTCTCTGTTTGTCTGTGAAAGAACCAAGTCCATTCAGGTCAACAGGCTGCAATATTTTATTGGCTATAGATGACCTGAACGGTGACACAGACAGAAACCAGGGACGTGCAGATTGTGAACGTGCAAAAAGCATGTCTGCTTCCTTCCAGCAACTTACCTGTTGTCCCTTGCCAAACACAGGGCTTGGGCATAGCTAATGCGTGGAAATCTTAGAGGCATGAttcatttcttctgaattcAGTTCTTTCTTGCCACCATAAACTCCTCTTAGAGTCCTCTTTCTCTGGAATCATTGTGACCCTGTCAGTGTTGTCGGTGGAGTTCAGGGTGTCACCTGCCTAAGTATGTTTACAGAGACCTAAGGCACAATCTCAGTCTACTAACTATAAAAAAGGTTTAGCTCACACAGAGATGTCTACATTTAGTCACACGGATCTTATTTTGTTTGTAGCATTTCGCTTCGTATTTAATGTCCTGCCCATGGAGGGAATAGTTTGGAGCTTCAAAGCTATCCAAATACTGGTGGCCTTCCTTTACAACAATTGGATGCACTCATTTAGATCAGAGTCCACAGAAATCAAGTAGGTCCTCCTGTATCATTTCATCTCAAGCCCATAACAGAAGTAATTCTGTACAGGGATTTTTAGAGGGGCAGCAGTACCTATCGTtgtgctttttctgaaaatgttcgTCTCTGTCTGTGGAGCTCAGCAGTTAAGTGTTACTTTCCTTGCTTCatcttgttttctgattttaacTTCCAGAAACTAAAGCCAGTGGATTATGAGTACCGAGAAGAGGTTCATTGGACCAAGTGTCATGGTTCTTTGGGCATTGGCTCTTTTGGAGAAGTATACAAAATAGAGGATAAACAGACAGGATTTCAGTGTGCTGCCAAAAAGGTAACTATGAGTGagaaagtggggggggggggggttcctGACACAAGAAGGCCTATGGAGAAAAAGTCttcttgcagctgctgtggaCTGTAGGTACCTTATTGTACAGCCAcagtgaaatgctgctgtggtTACGTCCAAGGAAAAACTTCAAGGTGACGGCATGGAGAGAAGGAGCAGACAGAGAACCTGTATGTGTGCAGGGGGTCAAGCTTAGCAGCCAGAAATAGGTTCATTTGGCCTTCAAAGCGTGCTGCGAGGGATCCTGGGTTTTGTGCTGAGACAGGCTAAGCAAGAGAGTAGagatttcagaaagattttaagGTGTGCTTAGTGAGTGTGGGAGAGAGACGGCTGTGTGAGTTGTCTGCTTATCTAACTGTTGTCATCTTAAAACATATCTAGTGTAAATGGTGACATGGCAGGTGTTTCTCTGTTGAAAAAGGagtaaagtgaaaaataaggcAGTTGGTAGGCACTTAGAACAGAGGTTTCATCTGTTCAGCGAATGTCATATACAATACTGGCACATTGTAATGAGGTGGTTTTGTTACAGATGCAGCAAAGGATGTGTATTTTTCCAGAAGCTGGCATAATAATCTATTGTACACTGAGATACGCCATTCTCATACGATGTGTGAAGCATGTGGAATATAACTTGATTCAGGGTGCTGATTTGTGGCAGGCATGGGGGGGCCTCAGAGGTAAAGGCAGAGTGATAATGCAAGTAGATGATGAGAATGTGAACTATTTTGTTTGAACTTGAATAGTTTCATCACCTCTGTGAGCTGATGTTTCTCACATTACTCTGATAGAAAACTTCAACAAGTGAGTGGGAAGCGTTTTGTCTTGAGTACAAAAATAATACATGCAAAAAGAATTGGAACTTGCATTTGTCAATTGAAAATGTTGACTTTTCTTGTTTACATTGTTTTCACTTTGATGTATTGCCCATGGAAAGATGTAAATGCAAGATTAAGCCAGcttgtctgtatttttaacCATTTCATTTGTCAGGTACATAGAAGCAAACATATTTAAAGCATTACAAAAATGACTTCCTATTCTGCAACCTCACATTTTAGATGTGGAATTTTGTGGCAACTTGACCAGCTTGTTTTCTGACAGTATGTAACTACTTAAATTTATCATCCATGTTGCAGATACACAGTCTTAGGAGAAATAGCTTTTACTAGTGGGCTATGTTTTCAGGAAGCAGTGGttgtactgaaaagaaaatgggagaGTAGGAGAAGCTGAAGTCTTTCAGAatgtcagtttattttttttccttattactgGAGGATTTCAAAGGATACTTCTATATCAGAAATAAATCTTCTCAGACTAAACTCTTGAACCAGTGAGGTCTAACATGCAAGTTGAATATTTTGCTATGATGTATTGTGTTTTACATCAGTGACTGTCTTCAGTTACTGCTGTCTGCCTGTGTTAGAAGGGGACTACCTGACCTTCTTTCACCATACTTGGTGTTGTAAGCACCTGCTCTCCAAATTCTTGAGATTAAAGAAAACTGGTGATAGCTGGATTGCTAACAGTGAAGAAACATGATACATCCTTTTCCCACCAGAATCTTAATGactcatgttttccttctggtCTTTAGcaaattcttgttttatttagtttggCCAAACTTTCTTTAACCATTTTCCTGTGCAGGCAGAGTGCCACCTAAAAAGGTGATAGTGTAGATCATTGCTTGTGGTCCTATTTCATCTTTCCTCCTGTTTTGgggaagttttatttttgcaaagtacTGCATcatccttaatttttttcctttttaatgaaagcagaatgTTTAAATTGTCAGCATTACCTTTTTTAACTGAGACAGAAATGACCTTCCTCCTGAAGACTACCAGTACTCAGCTATAAGCCAGAGATACTGCAACTTGACATCTTTTTTTGACAAATCTTCACTTTACTCAGACACTGAGAATTTAGGGACTCATCATCCTTGTTAAGAATCATTCTGAGTGTTCCCCTTATTGTTGTACCCACTGATTTCTGTTAATGAAGGTCATCCTTGTGCCTCTGCTGTTAAATGGTCCAGGACACTCTGACCTAATCATCAGAGAGGGACAATTCTGTCAGGATTTGTCACCAGATctgttcagtgctgcttctttgttttGCTAGGTACAAGTTGAACACTTCCGTGCAGAAGAGTTAACAACATGTGCTGCAGTAACGAGTCCTAAAGTTGTCCCCTTGTACGGAGCTGTGAAGGAAGGACCTTGGGTGACCATCTTCATGAAGCTGATGGAGGGTGAGAATGGAACAACCACAATGGAAGCACCATTGTAACTGTTGAATGCAGTGGACATTgatctcctcttcctcctgcccctaTTTTAAATCTGTTAATTCTTTGCTGTATCCAGAGTGTTCCTAGTGTTAATTCCTGAGTGGGTTGGGATAGGTATGTGTCAACCCTGCTGGTGTGTGGCAATGGCCTTTCTTGGAAGGGAGTGTGTGTGGATAATTTCCAGTCCTGCCTCACTCCAGTTCAAGATGTGTATCTCttgaacagcagctgcaaattCCCACTagaacacattttctgttttttgctttcatgttttatttgcatgGCACCATGGAAAGCACATTGTACTGGAAAAGGGAATACTGTATAAGCAAACCTAGATGCCTCTGTTGCCTGATGCTCTTTTTCTAGCCAGGACCATGGAAAACACAGTCTGTGAAGAAACAGCCTGGTGATCAGTAGCACCTAGAAATGTCTGATATGATCACAGAGTAGCTTTTGATGCAAAGCAACACTGTCAAACTCACACTAAGCAAAAGGCTTCATGACAGAGGCCAGTTTCTGTGGGAGTAAGAACTTGGGAATAAACAAAAGGAACAGACCCATGTGTGGAAGATCAAGGCTGTCATACCTGGCAGTTCTCATTTCTTCACCGGAAACAAAGAGGAACGCTGATGATGCTGGGAAGAATTTAAAGATAAACTAACACGGACCCTCTGGATTCCTTTCTAGGCGGCTCACTAGGTCAGCTAATTAAACAGAGCGGCTGCCTGCCAGAGGACAGAGCCCTCAGTTATTTGGGCCAGGCACTGGAGGGCTTGGAGTATCTTCATGCTCAAAACATTCTCCATGGAGATGTAAAAGGTAGGACAGTACTTAAGGTAcctgttcttccctttttcttagAAGCAGCAAACTGGAGATTAAGTTACTGAGTAGCAAAAGGTTTTTTACTAGATTTTCAGCTCTGCATTTGAGATTAGAGCTTAACTTGGTTCTGAGCAGCTGGGCGTATCATACTTGTcacctcttcctttctgtcatCTGGTGGGTCTCACAGGCTGTTTGCCCAGACTGACCCCTCACTGGGGTAGGAGAATTTCCGGGATAGATAATTGGTAGCTTATAAGTAGAGATAATTATAGTTGTCTTCTTGCTTAAGTCCTGCTCCATAGGAGTAATAGACCTTGGTTTGGGCTTAAAAAACCTGCAGCTCTGTGGGCTTTTGACAATTCTCCCATCTCAGTGACCATAATACAGAGGAGActgattaattaaaattttatcatTGCCAGCGGAAAATGTGCTCTTGTCTGATGATGGAAGCAGGGCTCTTCTGTGTGACTTTGGTCACTCTGCTCACCTTCATCCAGATGGCCTGGGAAAGTCCTTGGTCACAGGTAAGGATTTTCTGCTGCAATTCTAAAGAATTACCCTACTgactcattctttctttttgaaaatttacATATGGCTAATTTGCAAACAACTGTATTTTCCAGACTTAACATTGCTCATAGTGTCACATTTATTGATCCTACTGTGATGTATCCCACTGACAGCTAAAACGAACTTGAGGTTGAAAGGTGGTCCTTATCTCCCAGTCAAGGAGGCTGTTCTATTTTTTGTAAGATTATGTCACAGCGTGCTACATTCAGTGTTTTGTCCCTGCAAGGAGCAACATTGAAACTTAGAAGTCTGTCTTTGACTTGTTATGTGACCTCACTAACAGCTGGGAAAGAATCCTGACCTCCACTAAAGCAAAATTCCTCACTGACTTTTGGGCACTTAAACTTTACAGGGCTTCTTAATGCAGCTGTTGCAAGAGAAGgatatcatagaatcacagaggggtttgggatggaagggaccttagagaCCATCTCATTCCAGCTCCCTGCCAttggcagggacaccttccactggaccaggttgTTCCCAAGccacatccaacctggcctgggacactcccagggatggggcatccacagctgctctggccaacctgtgccagcacctcagCACCGTCAcaatgaagaatttcttcctaatacctaatctaaatctgccctctttcaatgtaaagccgttcccccttgtcctgttacAACATGCCTTTATAAAAAgcccttctccagcttcttgttggcccctttaggcactggaaggctgctataatGCCTCCTTGGacccttcttttctccaggctgaaaatctcccaactctctcagcctgtcttcacacaagaggtgctccagccctctgatcatcttcacggcctcctctggacttgctccagcaggtccatgtccttcttatgttgtccccagagctggacacagtgctCATGTTTTCTAATGCCAAGCTCACCAGTAGAGCGTGATGTTTTGCCTTTCAGATGTGGTTGGAAGGGGAGTTTAATACCTGATCCATATATAAGAGATGGGACTGATACAGAGATGTAGGCTTTGAACAGCTTGTAAGAGCACATAATGCTGTTTTTTGGGTTAAGGTGACTTGTTTCTCACTtcaactgaaactgaaaagacaaggaggctgccttaggcttCCCAGCAGTTGCATTGGAACAGTTTTGTAGTTTACATGCAATGAGTTTTCATTTGAATGGTTTTAGGGAACTATGTACCTGGCACGGAGACTCATATGGCTCCAGAGGTGGTGATGGGAAAGCGTTGTGACTCCAAAGTGGATGTCTGGAGCAGTTGCTGTATGATGCTGCATATGCTTAATGGGTGCCACCCTTGGACCCAGTATTACAATCACCCACTCTGTCTGAAGGTAAGTGACCCAACATATCTCCAGTGAAAGGTACTTAGCCTGCAAAATCTCATTATACCTAGCTAGAGAGCAGTCATTTCAGGAAGGCTGGCTGAGAGCCAACTGGGCATCTAAGCCAACTGGACATCTAAGATGATGCCAACCTTGCTTTGAAAGCTGATCATTTCTTACGCCTCTTAGGCTGCTGTGTACTACACATGCTAGGGCTTTTCCTTTCGTATCCTGCTCATGACTTGGGTGTAACTTTGTAGCTATTCATCTGTAATAAAATTACCACTCAGGTGTCTCATTTAATGCTGTAATTTCAGTTAGAAATGGTCTCAGGGTGGGAAGAACctttctgaaatcaaattaaGCTTCTCTGGTCTAAACTCTTTCATTTCCTGTTTGTTACACAGATAGCTAAAGAGCCACCTCCTCTGAGGGAAATTCCACCTTCCTGCAACCCTCTGACTGCTGAGATTATTAAGATGGGTCTGGAGAAAGAGCCTGTTCAGAGAGCATCTGCATCTGAACTGAAAACTAAGACTAGTGTCGCACTTGAAGAAGGTAGAAATGTCCTTTGTCTAAAGCTTCCTACCTGCAGTGGTAAAGTGGCCGATGGCTAATTACATCATAGTGGTCTTATGGGCACTATCAGTATGTTTTACTGTTCAGTATATTGTTTGCACAGGCTTCATCACTGATGTATATTTTTGGGTTGATAGCTTTTACCCGCAGCCGGGTGTTTCTCACACAACTACATTAAAATTTCCTGTGTGCTGTCACAcagtctttcttccttctctgcttgAAGTAGACAATGTTTTGCTTTATGTGGGTTTATGAAGATgtgtgctgtggctggcctCATGTTCAGCTGAAATATCAACTGCATCTATTGAGCTGGAGCCTGATATGCACGAAACTGAAAGCAGAGGTTTATTGCATCCTGAACTGTAACTCATACTGGTGGtccagtcttgcccttgagaCTATGCGTAATTTATTTCAACTTAATCCTGCTGAAAGGTTCTGTAATGCAACAAGAATTTGTAGAGGTGatctggttttgtcttttgaaGAAGCTGGGCATTTTACAGCAAGATAGAGTTCAGAAACTGATTATGAAGGCaagcttttacctttttttttcctcttctttatttaataatgtttgtatgctttttgtttttgcagtggGAGGTGTGACAAGCCCCTGGAAAGGCGAATACAGAGAGCCTAGGCATTTATctttgaacaaagaaaacaatccaCAGACATCCCTGTCCCCCACAGTCAGCCCAGTTTCTGAGACTGTTTCTGACCCAAAATTGGCAGTCAAAGTTTCTTGTGCAAGCGCAGTCCTACCACTGCCACCTCTAGAGCAAACCGAGGAGGTCGAGGGAACCCCTTGGAATGTGTGCAAGGAATTATCAGAG
This DNA window, taken from Falco peregrinus isolate bFalPer1 chromosome 18, bFalPer1.pri, whole genome shotgun sequence, encodes the following:
- the MAP3K14 gene encoding mitogen-activated protein kinase kinase kinase 14: MAVMGITCQGSPDPAVKHKKELTATKGLNESVSEKQSSVCKVEDSKKVIFHSQWKILNDVITKGTAKEETEGGCASISIIAQAECENSQEFSPTLSERSFIAHSKRYSRSDSLDQIPNNVAHATEGKMAPTCWRGRHRGKTKKKRHKKRSKLKVQTVAAGRRSPRTPEQESCTPIPVQEDESHQNTLYRNRFWVSEFNKDLVYDPLPFEKPEKVLSTGKLHSPGSKYKAELHKLISPIQCLNHVWKRHYQRDSVPQPETLHPFPYNIIPPHFPHLDSPLPAMKRNALETYLHGDLNYQDSEHRLSGLNLEYSFPKCINQSVKTSSDKISVEEYLVDALKGSVSLGEPQNLASLAKTWRGGGLDLKEQFHEANENEGVLLNEKLKPVDYEYREEVHWTKCHGSLGIGSFGEVYKIEDKQTGFQCAAKKVQVEHFRAEELTTCAAVTSPKVVPLYGAVKEGPWVTIFMKLMEGGSLGQLIKQSGCLPEDRALSYLGQALEGLEYLHAQNILHGDVKAENVLLSDDGSRALLCDFGHSAHLHPDGLGKSLVTGNYVPGTETHMAPEVVMGKRCDSKVDVWSSCCMMLHMLNGCHPWTQYYNHPLCLKIAKEPPPLREIPPSCNPLTAEIIKMGLEKEPVQRASASELKTKTSVALEEVGGVTSPWKGEYREPRHLSLNKENNPQTSLSPTVSPVSETVSDPKLAVKVSCASAVLPLPPLEQTEEVEGTPWNVCKELSETWDPPPLSSTPLLLKSCSHVEKATTISEQELQQLEIELFLNSLSQPYSLEEQEQMLSCLSIDSPFVSDASEKNSMKASHSLRDTMSSGIHSWNSQADGQSFSWNNLLNRNRHTDTPSYFNGVKIQIQLLSGENLHIRDFHRTKVGDIATGISSQIPVPAFSLVTKEGQSVHYDMEVPDSGIELQCTLAPDCSVSWTWRVKHGQLENRP